In Fusarium oxysporum f. sp. lycopersici 4287 chromosome 2, whole genome shotgun sequence, a genomic segment contains:
- a CDS encoding proteasome subunit alpha type-4 yields MSRRYDSRTTIFSPEGRLYQVEYALEAISHAGTAIGILAKDGIVLAAERKVTSKLLEQDTSAEKLYILNDNMICAVAGMTADANILINYARQAAQRYLLTYNEDIPCEQLVRRLCDLKQGYTQHGGLRPFGVSFIYAGWDPRRQFQLYLSNPSGNYGGWKATSAGANNASAQSLLKQDYKEDCTLKEACGMAVKVLSKTMDSTKLSSEKIEFATVGQTEDGKIYHRLWSADEITALLKEHDLAKNEETEEK; encoded by the exons ATGTCTCGCCGTTACGATTCCCGA ACAACCATCTTCTCACCAGAGGGCCGTCTGTACCAGGTCGAATATGCTCTAGAGGCCATCTCACACGCAGGTACAGCCATTGGCATCCTGGCAAAGGATGGTATCGTCCTGGCCGCCGAGCGAAAGGTCACCTCGAAGCTGCTGGAGCAAGACACCTCCGCCGAGAAGCTCTACATTTTGAATGA CAACATGATTTGCGCCGTCGCTGGCATGACCGCCGATGCCAACATCCTTATCAACTACGCCCGACAAGCCGCTCAGCGATACCTCCTCACCTATAACGAAGACATTCCTTGCGAGCAGCTTGTGCGTCGACTTTGCGATCTTAAGCAAGGATACACCCAACACGGTGGTCTACGACCCTTCGGTGTGTCTTTCATCTACGCTGGTTGGGATCCTCGTAGACAATTTCAGCTCTATCTCAGCAACCCCTCTGGCAATTACGGTGGCTGGAAGGCTACAAGTGCGGGTGCCAACAATGCAAGCGCACAGAGTCTCCTCAAGCAGGATTACAAGGAAGACTGCACTCTGAAGGAGGCTTGCGGCATGGCGGTCAAGGTTCTTAGCAAGACGATGGATTCTACCAAGCTGAGCAGCGAGAAGA TTGAATTCGCGACAGTAGGACAGACCGAGGACGGCAAGATCTACCACCGCCTGTGGAGTGCTGACGAGATTACGGCGCTGTTGAAGGAGCATGACCTGGCGAAGAACGAGGAGACAGAGGAAAAGTAA